In Isoptericola jiangsuensis, the following proteins share a genomic window:
- the gatB gene encoding Asp-tRNA(Asn)/Glu-tRNA(Gln) amidotransferase subunit GatB, whose product MTVTQLVDYTDAVRRFDPVLGIEVHVELGTRTKMFCAAEVSFGAEPNTQTTPVSLGLPGALPVVNGTAVEYAIRIGLALNCQIAESCRFARKNYFYPDVPKNFQTSQYDEPIAFDGWLDVELEDGTVHRVEIERAHMEEDAGKNTHVGGSTGRIHGAEYSLVDYNRAGIPLVEIVTKPITGVGDRAPEVARAYVQALRDIFRTLDVSEARMERGNVRADVNVSLRATPESPLGTRTETKNVNSFRSVERVVRYEISRQAGLLDAGESIVQETRHWHEDTGVTTAGRVKSDAEDYRYFPEPDLVPVEPSREWVEEIRASLPELPQARRRRLHDEWGFADAEMRDVVNAGALDLIESTVAAGATPAAARKWWMGELARRAKQDEVELAELAITPAQIGELQSLVDSGRINDKIARQVLDGVLAGEGDPEAVVVARGLEVVSDDGALLAAIDEALAAQPDVVEKVRSGNQGPVGAIIGAVMKTTRGQADAKRVRELVLERIGQ is encoded by the coding sequence ATGACTGTGACCCAGCTGGTCGACTACACCGACGCGGTCCGACGGTTCGACCCGGTGCTCGGCATCGAGGTGCACGTCGAGCTCGGCACGCGCACGAAGATGTTCTGCGCGGCGGAGGTGAGCTTCGGCGCGGAGCCGAACACGCAGACCACCCCGGTGAGCCTTGGCCTGCCCGGCGCGCTGCCGGTCGTCAACGGCACCGCCGTCGAGTACGCGATCCGCATCGGGCTGGCGCTGAACTGCCAGATCGCGGAGTCGTGCCGGTTCGCCCGGAAGAACTACTTCTACCCGGACGTCCCGAAGAACTTCCAGACCTCCCAGTACGACGAGCCGATCGCGTTCGACGGCTGGCTCGACGTCGAGCTCGAGGACGGCACGGTGCACCGCGTCGAGATCGAGCGGGCGCACATGGAGGAGGACGCGGGCAAGAACACGCACGTCGGTGGCTCCACGGGGCGCATCCACGGTGCGGAGTACTCGCTCGTCGACTACAACCGTGCGGGCATCCCGCTGGTGGAGATCGTGACGAAGCCCATCACGGGCGTCGGCGACCGCGCGCCGGAGGTGGCGCGGGCCTACGTGCAGGCGCTGCGCGACATCTTCCGCACGCTCGACGTGTCCGAGGCGCGGATGGAGCGCGGCAACGTCCGCGCCGACGTCAACGTGTCCCTGCGGGCGACCCCGGAGTCGCCGCTCGGCACCCGCACGGAGACGAAGAACGTCAACTCGTTCCGCTCGGTCGAGCGGGTCGTGCGGTACGAGATCTCCCGCCAGGCGGGGCTGCTCGACGCCGGCGAGTCGATCGTCCAGGAGACGCGGCACTGGCACGAGGACACGGGCGTCACGACGGCGGGCCGCGTGAAGTCGGACGCGGAGGACTACCGCTACTTCCCGGAGCCGGACCTGGTGCCGGTGGAACCGTCGCGCGAGTGGGTCGAGGAGATCCGCGCCTCCCTGCCGGAGCTGCCGCAGGCGCGTCGTCGTCGCCTCCACGACGAGTGGGGCTTCGCGGACGCCGAGATGCGGGACGTCGTCAACGCCGGCGCCCTCGACCTCATCGAGTCCACGGTGGCGGCCGGTGCCACGCCGGCCGCGGCCCGCAAGTGGTGGATGGGCGAGCTGGCCCGTCGCGCCAAGCAGGACGAGGTGGAGCTGGCCGAGCTGGCGATCACGCCCGCGCAGATCGGCGAGCTGCAGTCGCTGGTCGACTCCGGCCGCATCAACGACAAGATCGCGCGGCAGGTCCTCGACGGCGTGCTCGCCGGCGAGGGCGACCCGGAGGCGGTCGTCGTGGCACGCGGGCTGGAGGTCGTCTCCGACGACGGCGCGCTGCTGGCCGCGATCGACGAGGCGCTGGCCGCGCAGCCGGACGTCGTGGAGAAGGTCCGGTCCGGCAACCAGGGCCCGGTCGGCGCGATCATCGGTGCCGTCATGAAGACGACCAGGGGTCAGGCGGACGCCAAGCGGGTCCGCGAGCTGGTGCTGGAGAGGATCGGCCAGTGA
- a CDS encoding cryptochrome/photolyase family protein, translating into MWFRRDLRLSDNPALVAAVEEARAAGGDVVGLYVLDDALWARAGANRLAYLADSLRALDEACGGALVVRRGDPREVVPAVVHESGAAAVHVAASHEPFGVRRDDAVRAALPADVPLVVTGSAYAVSPGRVLTGGGTPYQVFTPFRGAWLEHGWRAPAPRPREVPWRALRRDDLPDVTPTADLPRAGEAAARRRWHAFLRDGLAGYAERRDRPDLTGTSAMSVHLRWGEVHPRTLLADLADALAGGAPSDDVTTFRSELAWREFHADVLHHQPGARTRSLRAVVPDDAWARDATETDLLDAWREGRTGYPLVDAGMRQLLATGWMHNRVRMVVASFLVKDLHVRWQRGAEHFMAHLVDGDVSQNQLNWQWVAGTGYDAAPYFRVFNPVTQAKKFDPDGAYVRHWVPELRDVAGPRVHEPWRLDPPPAGYPAPLVDHAVERKIALDDFQRARAGG; encoded by the coding sequence ATGTGGTTCCGCCGCGACCTGCGCCTGTCCGACAACCCCGCCCTCGTGGCCGCCGTCGAGGAGGCCCGCGCCGCCGGCGGGGACGTCGTCGGGCTGTACGTGCTCGACGACGCCCTGTGGGCGCGGGCGGGCGCGAACCGGCTCGCCTACCTCGCCGACTCCCTGCGCGCGCTGGACGAGGCGTGCGGCGGTGCGCTGGTGGTGCGCCGGGGCGACCCGCGCGAGGTCGTGCCCGCCGTCGTGCACGAGAGCGGCGCCGCGGCCGTGCACGTCGCGGCGAGCCACGAGCCGTTCGGCGTACGGCGCGACGACGCCGTCCGCGCCGCCCTGCCCGCGGACGTCCCGCTCGTGGTGACGGGGTCCGCGTACGCCGTGTCGCCGGGCCGGGTCCTCACCGGCGGCGGCACGCCGTACCAGGTGTTCACGCCGTTCCGCGGTGCCTGGCTGGAGCACGGCTGGCGTGCCCCCGCACCGCGCCCGCGCGAGGTGCCGTGGCGCGCCCTGCGCCGGGACGACCTGCCCGACGTGACGCCGACCGCCGACCTGCCCCGGGCGGGCGAGGCCGCCGCCCGCCGCCGGTGGCACGCGTTCCTGCGCGACGGGCTGGCGGGCTACGCGGAGCGGCGCGACCGCCCCGACCTCACCGGCACGTCCGCCATGTCGGTCCACCTGCGCTGGGGCGAGGTGCACCCGCGCACCCTGCTGGCGGACCTCGCCGACGCCCTCGCCGGGGGCGCGCCGTCCGACGACGTCACGACGTTCCGCTCCGAGCTGGCGTGGCGCGAGTTCCACGCGGACGTGCTGCACCACCAGCCCGGCGCGCGGACCCGCTCGCTGCGCGCCGTCGTGCCCGACGACGCGTGGGCCCGCGACGCCACCGAGACCGACCTTCTCGACGCCTGGCGCGAGGGCCGCACCGGCTATCCGCTGGTCGACGCCGGGATGCGGCAGCTCCTCGCCACCGGGTGGATGCACAACCGGGTCCGGATGGTCGTCGCGTCGTTCCTCGTCAAAGACCTCCACGTGCGCTGGCAGCGCGGCGCCGAGCACTTCATGGCGCACCTCGTCGACGGCGACGTGTCGCAGAACCAGCTCAACTGGCAGTGGGTCGCGGGCACCGGCTACGACGCCGCCCCCTACTTCCGCGTCTTCAACCCGGTGACGCAGGCGAAGAAGTTCGACCCCGACGGAGCGTACGTGCGCCACTGGGTGCCCGAGCTGCGCGACGTCGCCGGCCCCCGCGTGCACGAACCGTGGCGCCTCGACCCGCCGCCGGCGGGCTACCCGGCGCCGCTCGTCGACCACGCCGTCGAGCGCAAGATCGCCCTCGACGACTTCCAGCGCGCCCGCGCCGGCGGCTGA
- a CDS encoding GNAT family N-acetyltransferase produces the protein MMRLRPVEARDGARLWDAVNDPEGRRLTGTTHAFTREQVDRWAATVADEDGRFDWAITPAAVRDGGLVSDELIGEIVLNDIDPVARSANLRLQMLPDYRGRGYGREAIEEVLRFAFDADPADGGPRLHRVSLDVLSINPRAKALYGSLGFVEEGRLRDAYRDGQDWADAIVMSILEDEFRSTQD, from the coding sequence ATGATGCGCCTGCGTCCCGTGGAGGCACGGGACGGGGCGCGCCTCTGGGACGCCGTGAACGACCCCGAGGGGCGGCGGCTGACCGGGACGACGCACGCGTTCACGCGCGAGCAGGTCGACCGGTGGGCCGCGACGGTGGCGGACGAGGACGGCCGGTTCGACTGGGCGATCACCCCGGCCGCGGTGCGTGACGGCGGGCTGGTCAGCGACGAGCTGATCGGTGAGATCGTGCTCAACGACATCGACCCGGTGGCACGGTCGGCGAACCTGCGGCTGCAGATGCTCCCCGACTACCGGGGCCGCGGGTACGGTCGCGAGGCGATCGAGGAGGTCCTGCGGTTCGCGTTCGACGCGGACCCGGCCGACGGGGGACCGCGCCTGCACCGGGTGAGCCTCGACGTGCTGAGCATCAACCCGCGCGCGAAGGCGCTGTACGGGTCGCTCGGGTTCGTCGAGGAGGGGCGTCTGCGTGACGCCTACCGGGACGGCCAGGACTGGGCGGACGCGATCGTCATGAGCATCCTCGAGGACGAGTTCCGGTCCACGCAGGACTGA